The following proteins are encoded in a genomic region of Rhodopirellula islandica:
- a CDS encoding DUF1552 domain-containing protein, whose amino-acid sequence MTLNLNQLDRRRFLRGSGTALALPLLSSSMPRLAANSDGKTNPKRLACIYFPDGVPMPLREDPAYQDWSWFPHGGGTEFTFTKCTDVFEPLRDDLTVLSGFSHPEARKVHGHRNADQFLTAAKIRREGAYQNSISLDQVYAEYIGDQTRFSSLVMSTDGGIGTPRAAQTLSFSRTGRAIPAEQSPKRIFDMLFVKSNADAARRLAKNESALDEMLEDASDLRGMLSSNDKLRFDEYLDSVREAEIRVRKAKEWVNRPLPTVDRAKIEADISPDSPRMYVQTMLDMIYLAFKTDSTRVATYQIGRENGAGVSDRLARAVGFNLAHKLTHDTKNPGGWKNLGKYCRFLNEEFARFTTRLKETPEPAGTGSMLDNSLLLFGSASSAFHLSRNYPLVLAGGRNLGFQHGRYLNYAGADPISGAWRGGPEPYTKEIKQEDQPLTRVFVTMLQQLGMETDRFAGATGNFPELLA is encoded by the coding sequence ATGACATTGAATCTCAATCAACTTGATCGTCGCCGGTTCCTTCGAGGATCCGGGACCGCGTTGGCACTCCCGCTGTTGAGTTCCAGCATGCCTCGTTTGGCAGCGAACTCAGACGGCAAGACGAATCCCAAACGCCTCGCCTGCATCTATTTCCCCGACGGTGTCCCGATGCCGCTGCGGGAAGACCCCGCTTACCAAGACTGGTCGTGGTTTCCGCATGGCGGAGGAACGGAGTTCACTTTCACCAAGTGCACCGACGTCTTCGAGCCGCTGCGTGACGACCTGACCGTGCTCTCAGGGTTTTCACACCCGGAAGCCCGCAAGGTTCATGGTCATCGCAATGCCGATCAATTCCTCACTGCCGCGAAGATTCGCCGCGAGGGAGCGTACCAGAACTCCATTTCTCTGGATCAGGTTTACGCCGAGTACATCGGAGACCAAACGCGTTTTTCATCCCTTGTGATGTCGACCGATGGTGGAATCGGAACGCCGCGAGCTGCTCAGACTCTTTCATTCAGTCGGACTGGTCGAGCGATTCCCGCGGAGCAAAGCCCGAAACGCATCTTTGACATGCTATTCGTCAAAAGCAACGCTGACGCGGCTCGCCGGTTGGCGAAGAATGAAAGTGCTTTGGATGAAATGCTGGAAGACGCAAGCGATCTGCGTGGAATGCTGTCGTCCAATGACAAGCTTCGCTTTGACGAGTACCTGGACTCGGTACGTGAAGCAGAGATTCGCGTTCGGAAAGCAAAGGAGTGGGTCAATCGACCACTGCCCACCGTTGACCGCGCAAAAATCGAAGCGGATATCTCGCCTGATTCGCCGAGAATGTACGTGCAGACCATGTTGGACATGATCTATCTCGCCTTCAAAACCGATTCGACTCGCGTCGCGACCTATCAGATCGGACGTGAGAACGGCGCGGGGGTCAGCGATCGATTGGCGCGGGCGGTTGGGTTCAATCTCGCACACAAGTTGACACACGACACGAAGAACCCCGGTGGCTGGAAAAACCTGGGGAAGTACTGCCGATTCCTCAATGAAGAGTTTGCCCGGTTCACAACCCGACTGAAAGAAACTCCCGAACCAGCCGGCACCGGATCCATGCTTGACAACTCGTTGCTCTTGTTCGGGTCCGCGTCGAGCGCCTTTCACCTGTCACGCAATTACCCGCTGGTCCTCGCCGGAGGTCGCAACCTGGGGTTCCAACACGGGCGGTATCTGAACTATGCCGGAGCCGATCCGATCAGCGGTGCTTGGCGAGGCGGCCCCGAGCCGTACACGAAAGAAATCAAGCAAGAAGACCAACCGCTAACACGCGTCTTTGTCACGATGTTGCAGCAACTGGGAATGGAAACCGATCGCTTCGCAGGAGCCACCGGCAACTTCCCAGAATTGCTCGCGTGA
- a CDS encoding DUF1592 domain-containing protein: protein MNEKARGENEVGAIERTSDAGNTNPRPSLQRYEKSIKPLMEQACFDCHSGDSVEGNFRADQLDPDLVDGEDIAWWLEVYSALSKGEMPPPESSELTDSQRTLMVDWLSTEIQTAEQLRRASGNHSSFRRLTRYEYNHALQDLLGVPWTFAGDLPAEASEDDAFENNAESLHMSVKQVETYHQLALEALRRVTVRGDRPPEIHWAIPMKEAFERETKRLDRDVESIKKKFEDMPDKLAEQIERLNEKFQSPADRSHYLDLSTGLRAEVKWSYRKAIYAFKHSDTYRPMPEPGSHFAVVQPGSRQALTVELGDRLPDEGTMRVRIRASRAEDAGQRVPSLQLHFGFQATDQGRSIKRLSQQDVSIKAPFGEPEIYQWDIPLSEIEHRNTYRGEFKLGAQPNPSEYIRFTNSTVRQDGRETGSDAILIDHVEIVAPVYDEWPPRSHRSVFIESENSHDESTYAREIISDFMSRAWRRTPTTRDIDRKLHLFQRLRSSSDDFQEAIVEVLATILTSPKFLYVLPGEQDASQDPQTDQLSQNEVATRLSLFFWCSLPDETLLQLASAGQLTDHDVLRRQAERMLADPRAARFAKHFVGQWLRMQPLEYLNPTRGDDGLDLALLESMKREPIELFADMLRRDSSVLDLIDSDYLVVNERLGKHYGIPGIEGNHFCRVNLPAGRNRGGLLTQAGLLTMNSDGEDSHPVKRGVWLLTNLLNDPPPPPPPAVPEIDLTDPKIAKMTLKERIEDHRNQAACMSCHQKIDPWGIAFENYDALGRWRDQINGKVVDATSDLPNEDRLDGMQGLKQHLLQKRQDQFVKATVEKMASFALGRQLDFGDRAEIRQIAGRVRESGDGLKTMVMCLVTSELFQTK from the coding sequence TTGAACGAAAAAGCACGCGGTGAAAACGAAGTCGGTGCCATCGAACGAACTTCGGATGCAGGCAACACCAACCCTCGACCGAGCCTGCAACGCTATGAGAAATCGATCAAGCCTCTTATGGAGCAGGCGTGTTTTGATTGCCACAGTGGGGACAGCGTCGAAGGCAACTTTCGAGCGGACCAACTTGACCCCGACTTGGTCGACGGCGAAGACATCGCTTGGTGGCTGGAGGTGTACTCCGCGCTCAGCAAGGGGGAGATGCCGCCACCGGAATCCAGTGAACTCACCGACTCGCAGCGAACGCTAATGGTGGATTGGCTTTCCACTGAGATTCAAACGGCCGAACAACTGCGTCGGGCCAGCGGCAACCACTCTTCGTTTCGACGGCTGACACGTTACGAGTACAACCACGCACTTCAAGACTTGCTGGGTGTGCCCTGGACATTCGCGGGCGATCTCCCGGCGGAAGCCAGTGAGGACGACGCCTTTGAAAACAATGCCGAGTCGCTGCACATGTCTGTCAAGCAGGTGGAGACCTATCACCAGCTTGCTCTGGAGGCCTTGCGTCGAGTCACGGTCCGAGGGGATCGACCGCCAGAGATCCATTGGGCGATCCCGATGAAGGAAGCCTTTGAAAGAGAAACGAAGCGACTGGACCGCGATGTCGAATCGATCAAGAAGAAGTTCGAGGACATGCCAGACAAATTGGCCGAGCAGATCGAACGTCTGAATGAGAAGTTCCAGTCTCCTGCGGACAGGTCACATTACCTGGATCTTTCGACAGGACTGAGAGCCGAGGTCAAATGGAGCTACCGCAAAGCAATTTATGCGTTCAAGCACAGCGACACCTACAGGCCGATGCCAGAGCCTGGTTCCCATTTCGCGGTTGTGCAGCCAGGGAGCCGCCAAGCACTCACCGTTGAACTTGGTGACCGGTTGCCCGACGAAGGGACGATGCGTGTTCGTATTCGAGCGTCGCGCGCCGAGGATGCAGGCCAGCGAGTTCCAAGCTTACAGCTCCACTTCGGCTTTCAAGCGACCGACCAAGGGCGATCGATCAAGCGGTTGAGTCAACAGGATGTTTCAATCAAAGCTCCCTTCGGGGAACCGGAAATCTACCAATGGGATATTCCCCTCAGTGAGATTGAGCACCGCAACACCTATCGCGGCGAGTTTAAACTCGGGGCTCAACCGAACCCGTCGGAATACATTCGGTTCACGAACAGCACCGTCAGGCAGGACGGACGGGAGACAGGGAGCGACGCGATTCTGATCGACCACGTGGAAATTGTCGCACCCGTTTACGATGAGTGGCCACCTCGGTCCCATCGCAGCGTGTTCATTGAAAGCGAGAATTCGCACGACGAATCCACCTACGCGCGAGAGATCATTTCAGATTTCATGTCGCGTGCCTGGCGGCGAACACCCACCACGCGTGACATCGATCGCAAGCTGCACTTGTTCCAACGCTTGCGGTCCAGCAGCGACGATTTTCAGGAAGCAATCGTGGAGGTTCTCGCAACGATCCTCACCTCGCCAAAGTTCCTGTATGTGCTACCTGGTGAACAGGATGCATCGCAAGATCCGCAGACGGATCAACTGTCTCAAAACGAAGTGGCGACTCGCCTATCGCTCTTTTTTTGGTGTAGCCTGCCCGACGAAACGTTGCTGCAACTCGCTTCGGCAGGCCAGCTCACTGATCACGACGTTCTGCGTCGGCAGGCCGAACGAATGTTGGCCGATCCACGAGCCGCACGTTTTGCCAAGCACTTCGTCGGGCAGTGGCTGAGAATGCAGCCGCTGGAATACCTGAACCCCACCCGAGGTGACGATGGTCTGGATCTGGCACTGTTGGAATCGATGAAGCGGGAACCCATCGAGCTGTTTGCTGACATGCTCCGTCGAGACTCAAGCGTGCTGGATTTGATCGACTCGGATTACCTGGTCGTCAACGAGCGTCTTGGCAAGCACTATGGAATCCCCGGAATCGAAGGCAATCATTTCTGTCGCGTGAACTTGCCCGCTGGACGAAATCGCGGCGGCCTGCTGACCCAGGCCGGTTTGCTCACGATGAATTCCGATGGCGAAGATTCCCACCCCGTGAAGCGTGGCGTTTGGCTGTTGACGAATCTTCTCAATGACCCGCCACCGCCTCCTCCGCCAGCCGTTCCGGAGATCGATCTCACCGATCCCAAAATCGCAAAGATGACTCTGAAAGAACGGATTGAAGACCATCGCAATCAAGCCGCGTGCATGTCGTGTCATCAAAAAATTGATCCGTGGGGAATCGCCTTTGAGAACTACGACGCCCTGGGACGCTGGCGTGATCAAATCAACGGGAAGGTCGTTGATGCCACAAGCGACCTACCCAACGAGGATCGCCTCGATGGGATGCAGGGGCTTAAACAACACCTCCTTCAGAAACGCCAAGATCAATTTGTTAAGGCAACGGTTGAGAAAATGGCGTCGTTCGCTTTGGGCCGACAACTGGATTTTGGCGACCGGGCTGAAATCAGGCAAATTGCCGGGCGAGTGCGTGAATCCGGTGATGGGCTCAAAACGATGGTGATGTGTTTGGTGACGAGCGAGCTTTTCCAAACCAAATAG